A genomic window from Salvia splendens isolate huo1 chromosome 11, SspV2, whole genome shotgun sequence includes:
- the LOC121754719 gene encoding uncharacterized protein LOC121754719: MRQKQPEVNQGNLAGMGKLFNAPVMLLFDTGASHSFISAHCVTTLKLDTKESEHRMEVVSPVGGRIEISRTCSNLEITLGELKVVANNLSVIIMWDVDIILGMDWLAKNHTTILCKERQISFKTPEGEATRFHGISIGTRKSVISMLQASKLMKKGSPAYLVYLNKEEKE; the protein is encoded by the coding sequence ATGAGGCAGAAGCAGCCCGAGGTGAACCAGGGAAATTTGGCAGGCATGGGTAAGCTTTTCAACGCACCCGTTATGCTTCTGTTTGATACTggtgcttcgcattcttttatATCTGCTCATTGCGTGACTACTCTGAAACTTGATACGAAAGAATCTGAACATAGGATGGAAGTAGTTTCCCCAGTAGGAGGACGGATAGAAATATCTCGTACTTGCTCGAACTTAGAAATCACTCTGGGCGAACTTAAGGTTGTAGCGAACAATCTCAGTGTTATAATTATGTGGGACGTAGACATAATCCTAGGAATGGACTGGCTGGCTAAAAACCATACCACCATCTTATGCAAAGAAAGGCAAATTTCCTTTAAAACCCCCGAAGGTGAAGCTACTCGCTTTCACGGAATCTCCATAGGAACCCGGAAGTCCGTAATATCAATGCTGCAAGCCAGCAAGTTGATGAAGAAGGGATCCCCAGCGTACCTTGTCTACTTGaacaaagaagagaaagaatAG
- the LOC121753591 gene encoding tRNA-dihydrouridine(20/20a) synthase-like isoform X1 — MIKCTGHILSTCLTPVHSVVLKNHGRLFSNLYYTNPTKSRKLHRYNQKCQFHKESTMVATRYPPPWFSIAPMMDLTDNHYRTLARIISKKAWLYSEMIAAETIVFQKGNLDRFLAFGPEQHPIVLQIGGNDLENIAKATQLANPYGYDEINFNCGCPSPKVAGKGCFGVRLMLDPKFVADAMTVIAANTNVPVSVKCRIGVDDHDSYNELCDFIYKVSSQSPTRHFIIHSRKALLNGISPRENRSIPPLKYEFFYALLRDFPDLRFTINGGINTIDEVNEALREGAHGVMVGRAAYHNPWNVLGHVDSAVYRAPLSTITRRQVLEKFQVYGDSVLEHQEPRPNLREITKPLLGFFHSSSGNGLWKRKVDAALHTCPTIKSLLEETLDAIPDAVLDSPITEAPIGFPDVFSAAKKVLPPPYSVTEEELFSYA, encoded by the exons ATGATCAAGTGTACCGGACATATTTTGTCTACTTGTTTAACTCCTGTTCATTCTGTTGTCCTGAAAAACCATGGCAGATTGTTCTCCAACTTATATTATACAAATCCTACCAAATCAAGGAAATTGCATCGCTACAATCAGAAGTGCCAGTTTCACAAGGAGAGCACTATGGTGGCCACCCGCTACCCTCCACCATGGTTCAG TATTGCTCCAATGATGGACTTGACGGACAACCACTATAGAACTTTGGCACGTATCATATCCAAAAAAGCTTGGCTGTATTCAGAAATGATTGCTGCAGAAACAATTGTTTTTCAGAAGGGGAATTTG GATAGATTCTTGGCATTTGGTCCAGAGCAACATCCTATAGTACTTCAAATTGGGGGAAACGATTTGGAAAACATTGCTAAAGCAACTCAACTTGCAAATCCTTATGGCTATGATGAAATCAATTTCAA CTGTGGTTGTCCAAGTCCAAAGGTTGCTGGAAAAGGCTGTTTCGGGGTGCGTTTAATGCTTGATCCAAAG TTTGTTGCTGATGCCATGACAGTAATTGCTGCAAATACAAATGTTCCTGTTAGTGTCAAATGCAGAATTGGCGTCGATGACCACGATTCATATAATGAACTTT GTGATTTCATATATAAGGTCTCATCTCAATCACCAACGAGGCATTTCATAATACACTCCAGGAAGGCACTACTTAATGGAATCAGCCCCAGAGAAAATAGATCAATTCCACCCTTAAA ATATGAGTTCTTCTATGCTCTCCTGCGCGATTTTCCTGATTTGCGGTTCACCATCAATGGTGGCATAAACACTATTGATGAG GTAAATGAAGCTCTGAGAGAAGGAGCCCATGGAGTTATGGTTGGACGTGCAGCTTATCATAA TCCATGGAATGTTTTGGGACATGTTGATAGTGCAGTATACAGGGCACCTCTTAGCACTATAACAAGGCGACAG GTACTTGAAAAGTTCCAGGTTTATGGAGATTCAGTCTTGGAACATCAGGAACCTAGACCAAATCTTCGCGAGATTACAAAA CCTTTGCTTGGTTTTTTCCATTCATCCTCCGGAAATGGTTTGTGGAAGCGCAAAGTTGATGCTGCTTTACACACCTGCCCG ACAATAAAATCATTGTTGGAGGAGACGCTGGATGCCATTCCGGATGCAGTATTGGATTCACCGATTACTGAAGCCCCTATCGGTTTTCCAGATGTTTTCTCTGCTGCCAAGAAGGTGCTGCCACCACCCTATTCAGTTACAGAGGAAGAGCTCTTCTCGTATGCCTAG
- the LOC121753591 gene encoding tRNA-dihydrouridine(20/20a) synthase-like isoform X2 has translation MVATRYPPPWFSIAPMMDLTDNHYRTLARIISKKAWLYSEMIAAETIVFQKGNLDRFLAFGPEQHPIVLQIGGNDLENIAKATQLANPYGYDEINFNCGCPSPKVAGKGCFGVRLMLDPKFVADAMTVIAANTNVPVSVKCRIGVDDHDSYNELCDFIYKVSSQSPTRHFIIHSRKALLNGISPRENRSIPPLKYEFFYALLRDFPDLRFTINGGINTIDEVNEALREGAHGVMVGRAAYHNPWNVLGHVDSAVYRAPLSTITRRQVLEKFQVYGDSVLEHQEPRPNLREITKPLLGFFHSSSGNGLWKRKVDAALHTCPTIKSLLEETLDAIPDAVLDSPITEAPIGFPDVFSAAKKVLPPPYSVTEEELFSYA, from the exons ATGGTGGCCACCCGCTACCCTCCACCATGGTTCAG TATTGCTCCAATGATGGACTTGACGGACAACCACTATAGAACTTTGGCACGTATCATATCCAAAAAAGCTTGGCTGTATTCAGAAATGATTGCTGCAGAAACAATTGTTTTTCAGAAGGGGAATTTG GATAGATTCTTGGCATTTGGTCCAGAGCAACATCCTATAGTACTTCAAATTGGGGGAAACGATTTGGAAAACATTGCTAAAGCAACTCAACTTGCAAATCCTTATGGCTATGATGAAATCAATTTCAA CTGTGGTTGTCCAAGTCCAAAGGTTGCTGGAAAAGGCTGTTTCGGGGTGCGTTTAATGCTTGATCCAAAG TTTGTTGCTGATGCCATGACAGTAATTGCTGCAAATACAAATGTTCCTGTTAGTGTCAAATGCAGAATTGGCGTCGATGACCACGATTCATATAATGAACTTT GTGATTTCATATATAAGGTCTCATCTCAATCACCAACGAGGCATTTCATAATACACTCCAGGAAGGCACTACTTAATGGAATCAGCCCCAGAGAAAATAGATCAATTCCACCCTTAAA ATATGAGTTCTTCTATGCTCTCCTGCGCGATTTTCCTGATTTGCGGTTCACCATCAATGGTGGCATAAACACTATTGATGAG GTAAATGAAGCTCTGAGAGAAGGAGCCCATGGAGTTATGGTTGGACGTGCAGCTTATCATAA TCCATGGAATGTTTTGGGACATGTTGATAGTGCAGTATACAGGGCACCTCTTAGCACTATAACAAGGCGACAG GTACTTGAAAAGTTCCAGGTTTATGGAGATTCAGTCTTGGAACATCAGGAACCTAGACCAAATCTTCGCGAGATTACAAAA CCTTTGCTTGGTTTTTTCCATTCATCCTCCGGAAATGGTTTGTGGAAGCGCAAAGTTGATGCTGCTTTACACACCTGCCCG ACAATAAAATCATTGTTGGAGGAGACGCTGGATGCCATTCCGGATGCAGTATTGGATTCACCGATTACTGAAGCCCCTATCGGTTTTCCAGATGTTTTCTCTGCTGCCAAGAAGGTGCTGCCACCACCCTATTCAGTTACAGAGGAAGAGCTCTTCTCGTATGCCTAG
- the LOC121754299 gene encoding uncharacterized protein LOC121754299, with the protein MVVVGEASFKARFNAPDSQIADFLEGETDLFRKLPPDIFRYIMRKLQLECIIRCKCVCKSWRNLIEIGFFYPEEEIWIMKIRRFIIINAVIGKIKAERKKNVAVGESKLWVLEEKIKDKPMVRGPMLVVGGSTIVVIAIAVGCFIFGVRKRSV; encoded by the exons ATGGTTGTTGTTGGTGAGGCCTCTTTCAAGGCTCGTTTCAATGCCCCAGACTCACAG ATCGCCGACTTTTTGGAAGGGGAAACTGATTTGTTTAGAAAGCTACCACCTGACATCTTTAGATATATCATGAGAAAACTCCAGCTTGAATGCATTATAAGGTGCAAATGTGTTTGCAAATCATGGCGCAATCTAATAGAAATAGGTTTTTTTTATCCGGAGGAGGAGATTTGGATCATGAAGATTCGGAGGTTCATCATCATAAATGCTGTAATTGGCAAGATAAAGGCTGAAAGGAAAAAGAATGTGGCCGTAGGAGAAAGCAAGCTTTGGGTACTCGAAGAAAAAATCAAGGACAAGCCTATGGTTAGGGGACCAATGCTTGTGGTCGGGGGATCAACTATTGTTGTCATTGCTATTGCGGTCGGGTGCTTCATCTTTGGCGTAAGGAAGCGCTCTGTTTAA